In Fusarium oxysporum Fo47 chromosome VII, complete sequence, the following proteins share a genomic window:
- a CDS encoding glycoside hydrolase superfamily: MARLAIPHLQPTANSAQLIVKGQPFLMLPAELQNSSLSSADYMSSVWSDLKAANFNTVLGSVSWDAIEPEEGKFDFSELDKIILDARQHGLHLVLLWFGSYKNATSSYVPNWVKSNPIRFTRVQILDNDRRLKATGTISPFCRAAWEADAKAFSTLMRHIKEIDAAHSTVLTTQVENECGVLGDSRDRSELADKAFQQPVPLELLAHLAGKQQLHPEFEKRWPRFRETVDLEHSKTWEQSFGPGNTADEMFMVHALAAYVGKVAQAGKDEYPIPFFANVWLNTDDESILDVDGVPEDLRLGIVAAGGSKPGEYPSGSPCPHTLDLWKYCAPALDFISPDVYLQDYEWVCKQYRYENQPLLIPEQRADGRGSRQAWLAYGSYGALGCSPFGIDTVAAVENEFKKPYGLLAKMSHHILTAQASHPEDMFGFFFDEPSLTARDSWIRSMGNFSLRVERSFTFGKKTPGYGIIIHRGQGRFLLIGEGFQVRFESLNPDTTYAGILEFRELNASPEGQLSEGRRLNGDERMNGDVAMMPSETPDYGGYPIRVTVPSRTCIAECLAYSI; this comes from the coding sequence ATGGCCCGCCTTGCCATACCGCACCTTCAACCTACCGCCAATTCAGCCCAATTGATTGTCAAGGGGCAGCCATTTCTTATGCTTCCTGCTGAGTTGCAAAACTCGTCCCTGTCGTCAGCTGATTATATGAGCTCAGTATGGAGTGACCTAAAGGCTGCAAACTTCAACACCGTACTGGGCAGCGTCTCTTGGGATGCGATCGAGCCTGAAGAGGGCAAATTCGATTTCTCTGAGCTCGACAAGATTATTCTTGATGCACGTCAACATGGATTGCACTTGGTGCTGCTCTGGTTTGGTAGCTATAAGAATGCTACGAGTTCTTATGTGCCAAATTGGGTCAAGTCAAACCCCATCAGATTTACAAGAGTGCAGATTCTAGACAATGACCGGCGTCTTAAGGCTACTGGCACCATTTCTCCCTTCTGCCGAGCAGCGTGGGAGGCCGATGCGAAAGCCTTTTCCACGCTCATGAGGCACATCAAAGAAATTGATGCCGCGCATAGCACAGTACTCACGACCCAGGTTGAGAACGAGTGCGGTGTCCTTGGCGACTCAAGAGACAGGAGTGAATTGGCAGACAAGGCCTTTCAACAGCCTGTGCCACTTGAGCTACTGGCTCATCTGGCGGGCAAGCAGCAGCTGCATCCAGAATTCGAGAAGAGATGGCCCAGGTTCAGAGAAACTGTCGATCTTGAACATAGTAAGACCTGGGAACAATCCTTCGGCCCGGGCAATACTGCCGATGAAATGTTCATGGTTCATGCTCTGGCTGCATATGTCGGCAAAGTCGCTCAGGCGGGCAAGGACGAATACCCCATTCCGTTTTTCGCCAATGTGTGGCTGAATACCGATGACGAATCTATTCTCGACGTTGATGGAGTTCCCGAAGACCTCAGGCTCGGTATAGTGGCCGCTGGTGGATCCAAGCCTGGCGAATACCCATCCGGCAGCCCATGCCCTCACACTCTGGACCTGTGGAAGTACTGTGCCCCAGCACTGGACTTCATCTCGCCCGATGTTTACTTGCAAGATTACGAATGGGTCTGTAAGCAGTACCGGTATGAGAACCAGCCGCTTCTTATCCCCGAGCAGCGTGCAGATGGACGAGGTTCGCGCCAAGCATGGCTGGCCTATGGCTCTTACGGTGCCCTGGGTTGCTCTCCCTTTGGAATCGACACGGTCGCAGCCGTGGAGAACGAGTTTAAAAAGCCATATGGActcttggccaagatgaGCCACCACATTCTGACAGCACAAGCCAGCCACCCGGAGGACATGTTTGGCTTCTTTTTTGATGAGCCGTCTCTTACCGCCAGAGATAGCTGGATCCGGTCGATGGGCAACTTCAGCCTTCGCGTCGAGCGCTCCTTTACCTTTGGAAAGAAAACACCAGGCTATGGCATTATTATTCATCGCGGTCAAGGGCGTTTCCTGCTCATCGGTGAAGGTTTCCAGGTCAGGTTTGAGAGCCTGAACCCCGATACTACCTACGCAGGCATTCTAGAATTCAGGGAGCTAAACGCAAGTCCTGAGGGTCAACTGTCAGAAGGGCGCAGGCTGAACGGCGACGAACGGATGAATGGAGATGTTGCTATGATGCCATCTGAAACCCCGGATTATGGTGGATACCCCATCCGAGTGACAGTCCCGTCAAGAACATGTATCGCCGAGTGTCTAGCATATAGCATCTAG